A single window of Granulicella mallensis MP5ACTX8 DNA harbors:
- the lptE gene encoding LPS assembly lipoprotein LptE, whose protein sequence is MRALYLLFLLPMTGCGYHGVGAASHIPVNVRTLAVPIFQSKVQAFRTETAFTQAVVRELNTRTQYRVLTASGDGTFTGSGTSADATLRGTILTETVAPLTYDASSGQTSSYLVTVTAQVELVAHDGTVLYRNDAFGWREQFQSTQDLSGFVEEDGAAVRRMAHDFSEALVSDMLESFQ, encoded by the coding sequence ATGCGTGCGCTCTATCTGCTGTTCCTCCTCCCGATGACTGGCTGTGGTTACCACGGCGTGGGTGCTGCGTCGCACATTCCTGTGAATGTGCGCACGCTTGCCGTGCCGATCTTTCAATCGAAGGTGCAGGCCTTTCGCACGGAGACGGCGTTTACGCAGGCTGTGGTGCGGGAGCTGAACACTCGCACGCAGTATCGGGTGCTGACAGCCAGTGGTGACGGTACGTTTACGGGCAGTGGGACGTCCGCGGATGCGACGCTGCGCGGCACGATCCTGACCGAGACGGTCGCGCCGTTGACGTATGACGCTTCGAGCGGTCAGACCTCGAGCTATCTTGTGACCGTAACGGCGCAGGTGGAGCTGGTGGCGCATGATGGCACCGTTCTTTATAGGAACGATGCGTTTGGATGGCGCGAGCAGTTTCAATCGACGCAGGATTTGAGTGGCTTTGTGGAAGAGGATGGAGCTGCTGTGCGGCGCATGGCGCATGACTTCTCTGAGGCCCTGGTGAGCGATATGCTGGAGTCTTTTCAATGA